A genomic window from Periophthalmus magnuspinnatus isolate fPerMag1 chromosome 16, fPerMag1.2.pri, whole genome shotgun sequence includes:
- the LOC117384029 gene encoding transmembrane protein 74 → MATTITSTTNTTTAAVPEILPPRDEGKQPDPPRVLEHMSGSKLVCKPAMSTGAVPGESGCNVPRSCNHVRCHSLTRTKKPTAGGAEDKVRVCCDEELETSFTYVDENVNLRVTSPETSCKSTHRTTRNGEPCSETLPDFSFMSEDDLSFGDSSGTSIDYGFISAVTFLVTGISLVIISYAVPRDVEVDRDTVSAREMERLEMESARIGAHLDRCVIAGLCLLTLGGVVLSTLLMISMWKGEMYRRKVIAYSKRTAKIYGSISLKTRSSPSHSSVQVSIDELDETIA, encoded by the coding sequence ATGGCAACTACAATCACATCCACCACCaatacaacaacagcagcagtgccAGAGATACTTCCTCCACGTGATGAGGGGAAACAACCTGATCCTCCCCGCGTCCTTGAGCATATGTCAGGCTCGAAGCTGGTCTGTAAGCCTGCCATGTCAACTGGAGCTGTCCCAGGGGAGAGCGGATGCAACGTGCCCCGCAGTTGTAACCACGTCCGGTGTCATTCACTTACAAGGACGAAGAAGCCTACagcaggaggagcggaggatAAAGTAAGAGTTTGTTGTGATGAGGAGCTTGAGacttcattcacatatgttgaTGAGAATGTAAATTTGCGAGTGACCAGTCCAGAGACAAGTTGTAAAAGCACACATAGGACAACACGTAATGGCGAACCGTGCTCAGAAACACTACCAGACTTCTCCTTTATGTCTGAGGATGATTTGTCATTTGGCGACAGCTCTGGGACCTCCATAGACTACGGTTTTATAAGCGCGGTTACCTTTTTAGTGACTGGCATCTCTCTGGTGATCATATCCTATGCAGTTCCACGGGATGTTGAGGTAGATCGGGACACTGTATCAGCcagggagatggagaggttgGAGATGGAGAGTGCGCGGATAGGAGCCCACCTGGACCGTTGTGTGATAGCTGGGCTGTGTCTGCTGACTCTGGGGGGAGTGGTGCTATCCACGCTGCTCATGATCTCCATGTGGAAAGGGGAGATGTACAGGAGGAAAGTCATAGCGTACTCCAAACGTACAGCCAAAATTTACGGATCCATCAGCCTCAAGACTAGATCCAGTCCTAGTCACTCCTCTGTGCAAGTGTCAATAGATGAATTGGATGAGACTATAGCCTGA
- the trhra gene encoding thyrotropin-releasing hormone receptor → MENLTMSNLSVDSNTTVPGNQTLGVWTDYTTAYKVASVFLVSLICGVGIVGNIMVILVVLTTKHMRTPTNCYLVSLAVADLMVLTAAGLPNITDALYGEWVYGYAGCLGITYFQYLGINASSCSITAFTIERYIAICHPIKAQFLCTLSRAKKIIMVVWVLTSAYCVVWLFLSDTTKLVYDNVVLLNCAYKVSRNYYLPIYFTDYAVFYVLPLMLATVMYGLIGRILYLNPLPSDPKGNTQKWKKETTSQGARMISTNSSSSTTAASRRQVTKMLAVVVILFALLWMPYRTLVVVNSFLDDAYLDTWFLLFCRLCIYLNSAINPVIYNAMSQKFRSAFQKLCHCGSQRAEKPATYSLALTYSVIKETSNGESPDHFTTDMDEMRTPMDHYTSTKKVPYGEAGLPGSQVKA, encoded by the exons ATGGAGAATCTTACTATGTCTAACCTAAGTGTGGATAGTAACACAACAGTGCCGGGTAACCAGACTTTGGGCGTTTGGACGGACTACACAACTGCATACAAAGTGGCCAGCGTCTTTTTAGTGTCTCTTATCTGTGGGGTTGGGATAGTTGGTAATATCATGGTCATATTGGTAGTCTTGACCACCAAACACATGCGGACTCCCACAAACTGTTACCTGGTGAGCTTGGCCGTGGCTGACCTGATGGTGCTGACTGCGGCTGGACTGCCCAACATCACGGATGCGCTTTATGGCGAGTGGGTTTACGGTTACGCAGGCTGTTTGGGCATCACTTATTTCCAGTATTTAGGGATAAACGCATCATCCTGCTCCATCACCGCCTTCACCATAGAGCGCTATATTGCCATTTGTCACCCAATAAAAGCCCAATTCTTGTGCACTTTGTCCAGAGCCAAAAAGATTATAATGGTGGTTTGGGTGCTCACATCTGCCTACTGCGTAGTGTGGCTTTTCTTGTCAGACACAACAAAGTTGGTTTATGACAACGTGGTGCTGCTGAATTGCGCTTATAAAGTGTCTAGGAATTACTACCTACCCATTTACTTCACGGATTACGCGGTGTTTTACGTGCTGCCGCTCATGTTGGCCACGGTTATGTATGGACTCATCGGCAGGATATTGTACCTCAACCCACTGCCCTCGGACCCGAAAGGCAACACCCAGAAGTGGAAGAAGGAGACCACCAGTCAAGGCGCACGAATGATCAGCACCaactcctccagctccaccacAGCCGCTTCACGCAGACAG GTAACAAAGATGCTTGCCGTGGTGGTCATCCTTTTTGCCTTGCTCTGGATGCCCTACCGGACCTTGGTGGTGGTCAACTCCTTCCTGGACGATGCCTACCTGGACACGTGGTTCCTGCTCTTCTGTCGCCTCTGCATTTACCTCAACAGTGCCATTAACCCGGTCATCTACAATGCCATGTCCCAGAAGTTTCGCTCCGCTTTTCAGAAGTTGTGCCACTGTGGATCTCAAAGAGCGGAGAAGCCGGCTACTTACAGTTTAGCCCTGACCTACAGTGTTATAAAAGAGACATCCAATGGAGAAAGCCCTGATCACTTCACCACAGATATGGACGAAATGCGCACACCTATGGATCATTACACATCCACCAAGAAAGTGCCATATGGTGAAGCTGGTTTACCGGGGAGTCAAGTGAAGGCCTGA